A part of Antennarius striatus isolate MH-2024 chromosome 21, ASM4005453v1, whole genome shotgun sequence genomic DNA contains:
- the gucy2cb gene encoding guanylyl cyclase C has protein sequence MGTRRWSCLLVFWILAVPCWGIRQCLDGNTINVILLDDGESPWSLRFVKGEILKAIETDRNLNDTDGVQLNLTASFWGFSTTLYPRKGCQSTSCEGVTELISLIKSRNLGCSVLGPSCNYATFQMVDAEKGLKLRTPIISAGSFGLSCDNTLNLQRLLPPARKIAHFFINFFQYSNNIKPEWETAYVYKKKINSEDCFWYINALDVGNFSMAVRRSLIHGPAELKKVLTTQKSSNLFIMCGSPTDLLEAKNATKEADRSDILFILIDLYNDQYYINKTSLPHMKNVLVLTMPNSRQYTVNTDIKGNNTMNDYMAAYHDAVLLIGQVMRRIIQKNQSEILQMEYVNANNFRNISFNGSAGDYKLDSHGDRDVKLSLIYTTNKNQYKPLFTFDTESNTTTMVDTNPLFVWGKKLPASIPDQGTVSHYIIIVLAVTVVVVATMAFIFYRQNRRNRRFRKRWSHIPSDLITLLENNKLNVVCLKIEDERKKMDFVLRRALYDKKVVILKELKHSDGNFNETQKIELNALQQIDYYSLTKFYGTVKFDEGVFGVFDYGQRGSLRYVLNNKISYPDETFMDWEFKISVMYDMAKGMSYLHASDIQVHGRLKSTNCVVDNRMVVKITDFGCNSFLSRGRDLWTAPEHLRRQGTSQKGDVYSFAIIAQEIVLRKCTFYSSSCSNREEKLSRVIRSYFRPDLHMDPSDKESEVYMLIKTCWDEDPERRPDFKKVENCLGKIISKIHNQDNESYMDNMIRRLQMYSRNLERLVEERTALYKAERDRADRLNFMLLPRPVVQSLKEKGEVEPELYEEVTVYFSDIVGFTTLCQYSTPMEVVDMLNDIYNGFDSIVGHHDVYKVETIGDAYMVASGLPQRNGNRHAVDICRMALDILAFMGTFQLRHLPGIPVWIRIGIHSGSCAAGVVGIKMPRYCLFGDTVNTASRMESTGHPLRIHVSQPTIRILQRTDCKFEYELRGETHLKGKGMETTYWLKGETGEDYDLPTPPTTENVQRLQQDLAHMVLECLERRTRGSVRRKKPLLSQSNEEDQDDESGVESDSGQPEYLHMAVVDNTLSTFL, from the exons AAATCACGCAATCTGGGATGTTCAGTTCTTGGGCCTTCCTGCAATTATGCTACTTTCCAAATGGTTGA TGCAGAGAAAGGCCTGAAGCTCAGGACACCCATCATCTCAGCAGGAAGCTTCGGCCTCTCCTGCGACAACACACTCAACCTGCAGCGCCTCCTGCCGCCTGCACGCAAGATCGCTCACTTTTTCATCAACTTCTTTCAATACAGCAATAACATAAAACCTGAGTGGGAGACCGCCTATGTCTACAAAAAGAAGATCAACTCAGAGGATTGCTTCTG GTATATAAATGCCCTGGATGTTGGCAATTTTTCTATGGCTGTTCGGAGATCGTTGATCCACGGGCCAGCCGAACTGAAGAAAGTACTGACAACACAAAAAAGCAGCAACT TGTTCATCATGTGTGGATCACCAACGGACCTCTTGGAGGCAAAAAACGCCACTAAGGAGGCGGACAGGAGTGACATTCTGTTCATCCTCATTGACCTTTACAA TGATCAGTATTACATCAACAAAACGTCGCTGCCCCACATGAAGAATGTGTTGGTGTTGACGATGCCCAACTCCAGACAGTACACCGTTAACACAGATATTAAAGGCAACAACACG ATGAACGATTACATGGCTGCGTACCATGATGCAGTGCTGCTAATAggacaggtgatgaggaggatcATTCAGAAAAACCAGTCAGAGATCCTGCAGATGGAGTACGTCAATGCGAATAACTTCAGAAACATCTCGTTCAACG GAAGTGCTGGAGACTACAAGCTGGACAGTCATGGAGACAGAGACGTGAAGCTGTCATTAATTTATACCACCAACAAaaatcag TACAAACCTTTATTCACATTTGACACCGAGAGCAACACAACCACGATGGTTGATACAAACCCATTGTTCGTCTGGGGCAAAAAGCTTCCTGCTTCCATACCAGATCAAG GCACGGTGTCTCATTACATCATCATTGTGTTGGCCGTCACGGTGGTTGTTGTTGCCACCATGGCCTTCATCTTCTACAG ACAGAACAGGAGAAACCGTCGATTCAGGAAACGCTGGTCTCACATCCCTTCTGATCTCATCACGTTGTTGGAGAACAACAAGCTCAATGTCGTCTGTCTTAAG ATtgaagatgagaggaaaaaaatggacTTTGTGCTCCGTCGTGCGCTTTACGATAAAAAG GTTGTGATTCTGAAGGAGCTGAAACACTCTGATGGGAACTTCAACGAGACTCAGAAGATAGAACTGAACGCG ctccAGCAAATCGACTATTACAGCCTCACTAAGTTTTATGGCACCGTGAAGTTTGATGAGGGCGTGTTCGGTGTGTTCGACTACGGACAGAGGGGGTCTCTCAGG TATGTGTTGAATAACAAGATCTCTTACCCAGACGAGACCTTCATGGATTGGGAGTTCAAGATATCTGTCATGTACGACATGGCCAAG GGCATGTCTTACCTTCACGCCAGCGACATCCAGGTTCACGGTCGTCTCAAGTCCACCAACTGCGTGGTGGACAATCGCATGGTGGTGAAGATCACAGACTTTGGATGCAACAGCTTCCTCAGCCGCGGCAGAG ACTTGTGGACGGCGCCGGAGCATCTGAGGAGACAGGGCACCTCTCAGAAAGGAGACGTCTACAGCTTCGCCATCATCGCTCAAGAGATTGTTCTGAGGAAGTGTACCTTCTACAGCTCGTCCTGCTCCAACAGAGAAG AAAAACTGTCCAGGGTCATCAGGTCCTACTTCAGACCAGATCTCCACATGGACCCGTCAGATAAAGAATCGGAG GTCTACATGTTGATAAAAACCTGCTGGGATGAGGATCCAGAGAGAAGACCTGACTTCAAGAAGGTAGAAAACTGTCTGGGGAAAATCATCAG TAAGATTCATAACCAGGACAACGAGAGCTACATGGATAACATGATCAGACGGTTGCAGATGTATTCCAGAAACCTGGAGCGCCTGGTGGAGGAGAGGACAGCCCTCTACAAGGCAGAGAGGGACAGAGCCGACCGCCTGAACTTCATGCTCCTGCCTCG CCCGGTGGTGCAAAGCCTGAAGGAGAAGGGCGAGGTGGAGCCGGAGCTGTACGAGGAGGTCACGGTGTATTTCAGCGACATAGTGGGGTTCACCACCCTGTGTCAATACAGCACGCCAATGGAAGTCGTGGACATGCTCAACGACATCTACAACGGCTTTGACAGCATCGTCGGTCACCACGATGTCTACAAG GTGGAGACGATCGGTGACGCCTACATGGTGGCCTCTGGATTGCCACAGCGAAATGGGAACAGACACGCGGTGGATATCTGCCGCATGGCGCTGGACATCCTGGCCTTCATGGGAACCTTCCAGCTCCGACACCTGCCTGGAATCCCCGTATGGATCCGAATCGGAATACACTCAG GttcctgtgctgcaggtgttGTGGGGATAAAGATGCCCAGATATTGTTTATTCGGCGACACAGTCAATACTGCATCTCGTATGGAGTCTACAGGACACC CCCTGAGGATCCATGTCAGTCAGCCAACGATACGTATCCTGCAGAGGACAGACTGCAAGTTTGAGTATGAGCTGAGAGGAGAAACACATCTGAAG GGCAAAGGCATGGAGACAACTTACTGGTTGAAAGGTGAGACGGGTGAAGACTACGACCTCCCCACTCCACCCACAAC GGAAAACGTCcagcggctgcagcaggacctCGCCCACATGGTGCTGGAATGTCTGGAGCGTCGGACTCGAGGATCCGTTCGGAGGAAGAAGCCGCTCCTGAGTCAGAGCAACGAGGAAGACCAGGACGACGAATCAGGAGTCGAGTCCGACAGCGGCCAACCGGAGTACCTGCACATGGCCGTGGTGGATAACACCCTGAGCACCTTTCTGTAG
- the kctd17 gene encoding BTB/POZ domain-containing protein KCTD5 isoform X2, with product MATPADKQRRTAESLPPDPHHPQHNSNNNNNNNNKDSEAGESATAATTTTTESGGTESQSISNGSAINPTGGSNGKWVRLNVGGTVFLTTRQTLLKEQTSFLYRLCQQQDLHSDTDETGAYVIDRDPTYFGPILNYLRHGKLVYNKELAEEGVLEEAEFYNITPLIKLIKERIVERDSKATQVPPKHVYRVLQCQEEELTQMVSTMSDGWKFEQVSVRTCRKPRTGLLWTMVNIGSSYSYGTEDQAEFLCVVSKELHTPGSGLGTEQSHKTKPAEMQDEEAAKEEEEEEEEEGGRDTTANEWLRE from the exons ATGGCAACCCCCGCAGACAAGCAGCGGAGAACAGCGGAGAGTCTTCCTCCGGACCCGCATCATCCtcaacacaacagcaacaacaacaacaataacaacaacaaagataGTGAAGCGGGAGAAAGCGCGACTGCAGCCACCACCACAACCACCGAATCCGGCGGGACGGAGTCGCAGAGCATCAGTAACGGTTCGGCTATCAACCCCACCGGCGGGAGCAACGGGAAGTGGGTCCGGCTGAACGTCGGCGGGACGGTGTTCCTCACGACGCGACAGACCCTCCTGAAGGAGCAAACTTCGTTCCTGTACCGGCTGTGCCAGCAGCAGGACCTGCACTCCGACACG GATGAGACGGGAGCCTACGTCATCGACAGAGACCCCACCTACTTTGGTCCCATCCTCAACTACTTACGACATGGAAAGCTGGTCTACAACAAGGAGCTGGCTGAAGAAG GGGTCCTAGAAGAGGCTGAGTTTTACAACATCACCCCGCTGATCAAGCTGATCAAGGAGAGGATTGTGGAGCGAGACTCCAAAGCCACGCAG GTGCCCCCCAAACACGTCTACAGAGTGCTGCAGTGCCAGGAGGAGGAACTGACCCAGATGGTCTCCACCATGTCAGACGGCTGGAAGTTTGAGCAGGTCAGCGTGCGCACCTGCAGAAAGCCCCGCACCGGACTGCTCTGGACT ATGGTGAACATCGGCTCGTCGTACAGCTATGGCACCGAGGACCAGGCTGAGTTTCTGTGTGTCGTCTCCAAGGAGCTTCACACTCCTGGATCAGGACTGGGCACGGAGCAGAGCCACAAAACCAAG CCGGCAGAGATGCAGGATGAGGAAGCtgcaaaggaagaggaggaggaggaggaagaggagggtgggaGAGATACTACAGCAAATGAGTGGCTTAGAGAATGA
- the kctd17 gene encoding BTB/POZ domain-containing protein KCTD5 isoform X3: MATPADKQRRTAESLPPDPHHPQHNSNNNNNNNNKDSEAGESATAATTTTTESGGTESQSISNGSAINPTGGSNGKWVRLNVGGTVFLTTRQTLLKEQTSFLYRLCQQQDLHSDTDETGAYVIDRDPTYFGPILNYLRHGKLVYNKELAEEGVLEEAEFYNITPLIKLIKERIVERDSKATQQVPPKHVYRVLQCQEEELTQMVSTMSDGWKFEQMVNIGSSYSYGTEDQAEFLCVVSKELHTPGSGLGTEQSHKTKPAEMQDEEAAKEEEEEEEEEGGRDTTANEWLRE, from the exons ATGGCAACCCCCGCAGACAAGCAGCGGAGAACAGCGGAGAGTCTTCCTCCGGACCCGCATCATCCtcaacacaacagcaacaacaacaacaataacaacaacaaagataGTGAAGCGGGAGAAAGCGCGACTGCAGCCACCACCACAACCACCGAATCCGGCGGGACGGAGTCGCAGAGCATCAGTAACGGTTCGGCTATCAACCCCACCGGCGGGAGCAACGGGAAGTGGGTCCGGCTGAACGTCGGCGGGACGGTGTTCCTCACGACGCGACAGACCCTCCTGAAGGAGCAAACTTCGTTCCTGTACCGGCTGTGCCAGCAGCAGGACCTGCACTCCGACACG GATGAGACGGGAGCCTACGTCATCGACAGAGACCCCACCTACTTTGGTCCCATCCTCAACTACTTACGACATGGAAAGCTGGTCTACAACAAGGAGCTGGCTGAAGAAG GGGTCCTAGAAGAGGCTGAGTTTTACAACATCACCCCGCTGATCAAGCTGATCAAGGAGAGGATTGTGGAGCGAGACTCCAAAGCCACGCAG CAGGTGCCCCCCAAACACGTCTACAGAGTGCTGCAGTGCCAGGAGGAGGAACTGACCCAGATGGTCTCCACCATGTCAGACGGCTGGAAGTTTGAGCAG ATGGTGAACATCGGCTCGTCGTACAGCTATGGCACCGAGGACCAGGCTGAGTTTCTGTGTGTCGTCTCCAAGGAGCTTCACACTCCTGGATCAGGACTGGGCACGGAGCAGAGCCACAAAACCAAG CCGGCAGAGATGCAGGATGAGGAAGCtgcaaaggaagaggaggaggaggaggaagaggagggtgggaGAGATACTACAGCAAATGAGTGGCTTAGAGAATGA
- the kctd17 gene encoding BTB/POZ domain-containing protein KCTD5 isoform X1, whose translation MATPADKQRRTAESLPPDPHHPQHNSNNNNNNNNKDSEAGESATAATTTTTESGGTESQSISNGSAINPTGGSNGKWVRLNVGGTVFLTTRQTLLKEQTSFLYRLCQQQDLHSDTDETGAYVIDRDPTYFGPILNYLRHGKLVYNKELAEEGVLEEAEFYNITPLIKLIKERIVERDSKATQQVPPKHVYRVLQCQEEELTQMVSTMSDGWKFEQVSVRTCRKPRTGLLWTMVNIGSSYSYGTEDQAEFLCVVSKELHTPGSGLGTEQSHKTKPAEMQDEEAAKEEEEEEEEEGGRDTTANEWLRE comes from the exons ATGGCAACCCCCGCAGACAAGCAGCGGAGAACAGCGGAGAGTCTTCCTCCGGACCCGCATCATCCtcaacacaacagcaacaacaacaacaataacaacaacaaagataGTGAAGCGGGAGAAAGCGCGACTGCAGCCACCACCACAACCACCGAATCCGGCGGGACGGAGTCGCAGAGCATCAGTAACGGTTCGGCTATCAACCCCACCGGCGGGAGCAACGGGAAGTGGGTCCGGCTGAACGTCGGCGGGACGGTGTTCCTCACGACGCGACAGACCCTCCTGAAGGAGCAAACTTCGTTCCTGTACCGGCTGTGCCAGCAGCAGGACCTGCACTCCGACACG GATGAGACGGGAGCCTACGTCATCGACAGAGACCCCACCTACTTTGGTCCCATCCTCAACTACTTACGACATGGAAAGCTGGTCTACAACAAGGAGCTGGCTGAAGAAG GGGTCCTAGAAGAGGCTGAGTTTTACAACATCACCCCGCTGATCAAGCTGATCAAGGAGAGGATTGTGGAGCGAGACTCCAAAGCCACGCAG CAGGTGCCCCCCAAACACGTCTACAGAGTGCTGCAGTGCCAGGAGGAGGAACTGACCCAGATGGTCTCCACCATGTCAGACGGCTGGAAGTTTGAGCAGGTCAGCGTGCGCACCTGCAGAAAGCCCCGCACCGGACTGCTCTGGACT ATGGTGAACATCGGCTCGTCGTACAGCTATGGCACCGAGGACCAGGCTGAGTTTCTGTGTGTCGTCTCCAAGGAGCTTCACACTCCTGGATCAGGACTGGGCACGGAGCAGAGCCACAAAACCAAG CCGGCAGAGATGCAGGATGAGGAAGCtgcaaaggaagaggaggaggaggaggaagaggagggtgggaGAGATACTACAGCAAATGAGTGGCTTAGAGAATGA
- the kctd17 gene encoding BTB/POZ domain-containing protein KCTD5 isoform X4: protein MATPADKQRRTAESLPPDPHHPQHNSNNNNNNNNKDSEAGESATAATTTTTESGGTESQSISNGSAINPTGGSNGKWVRLNVGGTVFLTTRQTLLKEQTSFLYRLCQQQDLHSDTDETGAYVIDRDPTYFGPILNYLRHGKLVYNKELAEEGVLEEAEFYNITPLIKLIKERIVERDSKATQVPPKHVYRVLQCQEEELTQMVSTMSDGWKFEQMVNIGSSYSYGTEDQAEFLCVVSKELHTPGSGLGTEQSHKTKPAEMQDEEAAKEEEEEEEEEGGRDTTANEWLRE, encoded by the exons ATGGCAACCCCCGCAGACAAGCAGCGGAGAACAGCGGAGAGTCTTCCTCCGGACCCGCATCATCCtcaacacaacagcaacaacaacaacaataacaacaacaaagataGTGAAGCGGGAGAAAGCGCGACTGCAGCCACCACCACAACCACCGAATCCGGCGGGACGGAGTCGCAGAGCATCAGTAACGGTTCGGCTATCAACCCCACCGGCGGGAGCAACGGGAAGTGGGTCCGGCTGAACGTCGGCGGGACGGTGTTCCTCACGACGCGACAGACCCTCCTGAAGGAGCAAACTTCGTTCCTGTACCGGCTGTGCCAGCAGCAGGACCTGCACTCCGACACG GATGAGACGGGAGCCTACGTCATCGACAGAGACCCCACCTACTTTGGTCCCATCCTCAACTACTTACGACATGGAAAGCTGGTCTACAACAAGGAGCTGGCTGAAGAAG GGGTCCTAGAAGAGGCTGAGTTTTACAACATCACCCCGCTGATCAAGCTGATCAAGGAGAGGATTGTGGAGCGAGACTCCAAAGCCACGCAG GTGCCCCCCAAACACGTCTACAGAGTGCTGCAGTGCCAGGAGGAGGAACTGACCCAGATGGTCTCCACCATGTCAGACGGCTGGAAGTTTGAGCAG ATGGTGAACATCGGCTCGTCGTACAGCTATGGCACCGAGGACCAGGCTGAGTTTCTGTGTGTCGTCTCCAAGGAGCTTCACACTCCTGGATCAGGACTGGGCACGGAGCAGAGCCACAAAACCAAG CCGGCAGAGATGCAGGATGAGGAAGCtgcaaaggaagaggaggaggaggaggaagaggagggtgggaGAGATACTACAGCAAATGAGTGGCTTAGAGAATGA
- the plbd1b gene encoding phospholipase B-like 1, which yields MQVNMVNMQDQRIKLCLLLSALTASARTYQSQEATVYWDATHKSVILKEGVTETKGGAYGYFNDTLLTTGWGVLEICAGHGGISQDDETTFFLAGYLEGYLTAGQMFQHYSNMYPQLIKDERVLNPLKTFLCKQDHWAREQVKLRHSDPRWTHLGLILAQLDGLHAGAAHWAKGKHREPLSVFALQFLNGVGDLLDLIPALMPRSNSSTGASGWRMPGMGHCTALIKVLPGFENLLFGHSSWYTYAATMRIYKHWDFKLSDQHTATGKMSFSSYPGFLMSLDDFYLLGSGLLMTQTSIGVFNMSLFSQLTPHSLLTWQRVRLANNLAHSGEEWAQIFSKHNSGSYNSQYMVVDLNRVSLGHSIRNGALTVVEQIPGRVMHSDQTQALRRGYWPSYNIPFHVEIYNLSGYGVMWKRYGEDFSYDLCPRAKILRRDQAKVSDLSSLKKIMRYNNYRRDPYSKGHPCKTICCRNDLRPRRPRPGGCYDSKVTDYQMAVQLVSEAINGPTTQGGLRPFSWRSFNHSNLQGLPYTYNFPFITMKPRLSRP from the exons ATGCAGGTTAACATGGTTAACATGCAGGATCAACGCATCAAACTGTGTTTGCTGCTGAGCGCTTTGACCGCATCAGCGCGAACTTACC AGTCTCAAGAGGCCACTGTGTACTGGGATGCTACCCACAAAAGTGTGATTCTGAAAGAGGGGGTGACAGAGACTAAGGGGGGAGCCTACGGCTACTTCAATGACACTCTGCTAACGACTGGATGGGGAGTCTTGGAGATCTGTGCAGGTCACGGAGGAATCTCACAGGATGATGAGACCACCTTCTTCCTAGCTGGGTACCTGGAAGGTTATCTTACAGCTGG ACAGATGTTCCAACATTACTCCAACATGTACCCTCAACTCATAAAGGATGAGAGGGTTTTGAACCCCCTGAAGACATTCTTATG CAAACAGGACCATTGGGCCAGGGAGCAGGTGAAACTGAGACACAGCGACCCCCGGTGGACACACCTGGGACTGATCCTGGCCCAGCTGGATGGACTCCACGCTGGAGCTGCACACTGGGCCAAAGGCAAACACAGAGAG CCTCTATCAGTGTTTGCCCTCCAGTTTCTGAATGGGGTAGGTGACCTCTTGGATCTCATCCCAGCTCTGATGCCTCGCTCCAACTCCTCCACAGGGGCCAGTGGTTGGAGGATGCCAGGAATGGGCCACTGCACTGCTCTCATCAAG GTGCTGCCAGGCTTTGAGAACCTGCTCTTTGGCCACTCCAGCTGGTATACATATGCAGCCACCATGCGTATCTACAAACACTGGGACTTCAAGCTGTCCGACCAACACACTGCTACTGGAAAGATGTCCTTTAGCAGTTACCCTG GCTTCCTGATGTCTCTGGATGACTTCTATCTCCTTGGGAGCGGCCTGCTAATGACTCAGACCTCTATTGGGGTCTTCAACATGTCTCTGTTCTCACAGCTGACTCCTCACAGCCTCCTGACCTGGCAGAGAGTACGCCTGGCTAATAACCTGGCACACAGTGGGGAGGAGTGGGCCCAGATCTTCTCCAAACACAACTCAG GTTCATATAATAGCCAGTACATGGTGGTGGACCTGAACAGGGTTTCTCTGGGGCACAGCATCAGGAATGGAGCTCTGACTGTGGTGGAGCAAATCCCTGGGAGGGTGATGCACTCTGATCAGACTCAAGCTCTACGCAGAG GTTATTGGCCGTCCTACAACATACCGTTTCATGTTGAGATCTACAACCTGAGCGGGTACGGTGTGATGTGGAAGAGATACGGAGAAGATTTTTCCTACGACCTCTGCCCCCGAGCCAAGATCCTGCGCAGGGACCAGGCTAAGGTGTCTGACCTCAGCTCCCTCAAAAAAATCATGCGATACAACA ACTACAGGAGAGACCCCTACTCCAAGGGCCATCCATGCAAAACCATCTGTTGCCGTAACGACCTGAGACCAAGGAGGCCTCGTCCAGGAGGCTGCTATGACTCTAAG GTGACAGATTATCAGATGGCTGTCCAGCTGGTGTCAGAAGCCATCAATGGTCCCACCACACAGGGGGGTTTGCGCCCGTTCTCATGGCGATCCTTCAACCACTCCAATCTTCAGGGTCTCCCCTACACCTACAACTTTCCCTTCATCACCATGAAGCCCAGGCTGAGTCGACCTTAA
- the pdap1a gene encoding pdgfa associated protein 1a, which produces MPRGGKKGHKGRGKQFSNPEEIDRQMKEQKRLEETAGAEKGSSSESEDSSSEDDYETKKRSGVEGLIEIENPNRVSQKNKKVTEIDVSAPRELSRREREEIEKQKSKERYMKLHNEGKTDQARADLARLAIIKKQREDAAKKREDLRKAEEAKGKP; this is translated from the exons ATGCCTAGAGGCG ggAAAAAGGGCCACAAGGGTCGAGGGAAGCAATTTAGCAATCCCGAAGAGATTGACCGACAAATGAAGGAGCAGAAAAGGCTG GAGGAAACTGCTGGTGCAGAAAAAGGGAGCTCTTCAGAGTCTGAAGACAGCAGTAGTGAGGATGACTATGAA ACCAAAAAGAGAAGTGGAGTGGAAGGGCTTATAGAGATAGAAAATCCCAATCGAGTGTCTCAGAAGAACAAGAAGGTGACCGAAATAGACGTCAGTGCTCCCAGAGAGCTGTCTCGCAGGGAGAG AGAAGAGATAGAGAAGCAGAAATCAAAGGAACGTTACATGAAGCTGCACAATGAGGGGAAGACTGATCAGGCCAGGGCCGACCTGGCCCGACTGGCCATCATCAAGAAGCAGAGGGAAGACGCTGCCAAGAAGAGAGAAGACCTCAGGAAAG CCGAAGAAGCCAAAGGAAAGCCCTAG